The sequence GAGAACAAAAAGGTTGACTTGtcagagagaaagagagatgCAGGAGGTGTTTCGGTTTTCTTCAAGGCGATTTAATGTTGTTGTTGTGGTGTTGCATTTTCGGACTATGGGGGAAGAGAATAGAGGAGCGGAGGCGAATGAGGGGAAGACGGGGGGACGGACCCCCTCCAGCACCACCATCTTCTTCTTACTCTTTTTCTGTCCTCTTCGTCCACCACCACAACCACCATCATCCTTGGTTCGTTCTTCTTCGCGAAGTGCAAGAAGAGCGCTTCGAATTGAGAGACGATTCAGCGTGGCGGCGCCGCACAGCGACGTCGCATAAAACACTCATTTGCATATTGAGTCGTGCCAAGTCTCTGTGAAACGCAATGTTGCAAACGAATCTTTTGCCGTTCGGGTTCCCCTTTTTATTTTCGGAGTGTGGTGGAAAAGAGAAGGGAAAGGGAGAAGGGGGACCGCCCCATTTACAAATGCAACCAACCAAGAAGCCCCCATGCCCCGCCACGGCTTTTCCACACTGACCCTTTTTATCTTGGTGGCCACTACCACCACCATGGGAAAAAAGGAACATGAAAAAGTGGGAGGCGTCAGAGAGAAACGGGTGGATGGAAAAAGGAAGACGAGTGTTTTGGGTGGAACTCACACCATGCAACATTTAAAACATGTTAACCTACATACACAACAATTTTTGACGCAAGCCACTAATGCCAGTTGGTTTCTTCATTACTGTAGATGATGAACGGAGCGGAAGTCTGTGAAAGGTGAAACTTCGGAAGTCGTTTTTGTTTGCAAAGCCTGAAGCCAACAATTTAATCAGTTTCATTTTGTACCATTAATCTTCCCATCTTTTCTGACTTTCATTGtcacaaaaaacaaacttttaatCTCAGACGACACAGTTTACCTACTTTGTCACCTacttaacttttttgttctatGTATATGTAAATCTTAGTCTGAGAAAGTTTTCTTGAAGTTCTTTTTGGTCAGTCCCAACTCTAAAACTCTAATTTGCACTCTCCTGTCCCACTGCTTCTCACTGTTAGCACTCGCGCACTGACAGGATAGCCACGCCCCAAGAGTTGAGGTGTTTTTGATTGGTTGCCTTGTTCCCGAAATATTGGCAACATAACAGGTTTAGGAAATATTCGGTTTGTAATGGAACAGGATGATGAATGTTTTCCAAGATAAATGTTTCGAAACACTATTTTTGAGGATTAAAagattgtgaaattttgaaaacgctTGAAATcctatttcctattttttccagaaaacattATCATAagaacacttttcaaaaacaaacatcTACAATATCACTATCCTTcaattacacaaaaaaatatttaccaaCAGTTACCGTAATCACACTAAATCCTAGAAGTgctttcgaacttttttttcgcatcGTTTTACAGAATGATGGATTCTGAGTAGTTCTTGAAACCCAAGGGGCAaggttttttaattaaatctCTATTACCACGTCCCCCTTCATTCTCCTGATGCATCCTGAAAATATCCGTGACAAACTAACACAAAAGCGCATGTCCTGACTGCGCAATGAAACGATTCAATTAGGCTAAAAACGTCTGCTGagttgatttttctttcatttttaactttctGAAAGTTTCTCCAGTTTTGAAGGTTATCATTCATTCATTGCATCCAGAATTTGTTTATAAACATTCAATAATTGTTTAGTTTAACTATTGCAAAAGAGAAAGGTAGAAGAGCTGAGGCCACTGAACTACACTTTTTtctattcgaattttttgtaccATAATGTAATACAGTAACCCTGAGTAACCATGTTGTTTTCGTTATTTTCTATATTCATTGTTTTCCGCGTCCGTATTATGTTTTCGGCATTATCCGCGCGCGGAAAAAGTCTCCGCCTATTTTATTGTACTCTTTTCTGTGTTTTGCGGAACGAAGCACGGAAAAAGTGAGGGGAAAGGGTTTCTTCTGCATACTTTTATCGTATTTTATATTTGCTGACCCTCATAGTGACCGTCAGAATACATGATAAAAGTCGGAGGGCGGAGTGGACGTCAACCGAAACATTGCACTCTTACCAGAGGTTCGCGACAACGCGCGGGTGGCACACGTGAAAAAcaatcttcatcttcttccgCGAGACTCCGCCAGCCGGCGGTCACTAACGTCTCCCGCGTTCCACCCCCTTCCGCGTTCACTCTCACCGCACTGCGAACGTCCTTTCCTGACCGCTGCGTCTCTCGGCTTTCAGTGGTCCGTGCGCAGTTTTCCGCGTCGGGGGGTGGTCGTGCTGTGATGGTTTTGCGTATATATCGTTGATGTGTTCTCTCGATTGTTTACTCGATGCACTATGTTTCTACTAACAATAACGGATTTTTAGGAGACAGCTCCATAAGCCCCGCCCTTCCCCCTTTAACGCCAGCCTCTTGCGGCCAGCCCCACAGGCCTAGAACACTACTGCATAATAAAAATGACCACTGGCCGTTTTTTTCCTTCTCTCACTCCCTTCGAGTAGTTAACCAAAGTCCTTCCTCGTTTTTTCATTCTATTTTTGTcgcatcttttttttcaacttttccagaaTTCTTTTTTGCATGACctctcgtttctttttttgcattctATATTCTAATTGGTCTTATTCAAAATCatctcattttttatattcctTTTCCTTCTCAGATTTCTCTAACTTCCAAGTTTTTgctcctgatttttttttcagattctcttAGAAATAGGTTTTACTTCTATAttaggcaaaaaatgcaattccaAACGATACCATAATGTCTTTTACAAATATTCTGAGAATGATCCATTGTTTGAGAAACTCGTAAAACATGGACCATGAAGGGTTTATGTCTCTCTATTTGTATGTGCATACCCGATTTCCGTTGTCAACGCGTCGCTTTTTGACAATAGTATTTTTCAACCACCTGGGTCCGCTAGAGGTCCGCTCAGAAGGGTTTTTTGTCAAAGGACACGTCGGTGGTCCTcgctcccccccccccccccgatCCCGTTTTCACATTCATTTTTCGTCTTCATCTGTTCCGATTAACCTAGATTTTTCCGGCGGCGCGCGCGGCTCCATCCCACCACCACCTGCACTGTTCATCATTATCGTGCTCCGCCCTTTCACTTCTTTTCCATGATTgctcataatttcaaaaaaccttctgttcttttttattcataGTTTTCCTCCTCCAGTTGTGGCCCTATTAAgtttgttttcatttcttataCACTCTGCCTTGACTGATTTGCATTTTTGTGAGCAAAAAAGACACAGGGCGCCCATTGGTTCGTAATTGGTCACACAAAATGATACATTAGGGATAGGAGGTACTGGAGATCGTGATGGCAGAGGGCTGAAGGGTATAAGGAGCCGGTTTCTGCGGTTTCAATCTAATTTTTACCAATCGTCCAAACCAGTGAAGAAGCGGAGAAACATCTGGCGTGCTTGCCAAAAGTCAATTCGGAACATTTCAttcatttattcaaatttcaattttgagtgaATAGCGTTTCTAATCTTATCCTATACATCTTCATCATCTGTTTGGCCTTCCAAATTGTGAAacgcttttcaaaaaaattatttggaatttttccgaaaaaaatctgtagGAAAATGTTGTTGCTCTTTCTAAACTGTTCACTTGGCATAACAGAATTTCCGTTGCTTTCTTTTCttgttctttcttttttgcattctttttctggtcatcttttttttctcaactgAACGTGAGTCAGAGCTTGCGGCGGCTTCTACTACGCAGTTTTTCGATGGCGTTTCGCAACTTTCTGCGCTTCGGTCCATCGTGCTTATCCCTCAATGTCagctcttttttcttccttcttctttctcttttttgctaCTGGGTGCTGCTGCTCGTcggccgtttttttttcgtgctCTTGATGCGAAACGACGTGGTCACAAGAGATAGGagaagcaaaaaaagaagagctGGCAATCGGTAGTACAACGAGCAGTGTACTCATCATTGGAACGCGATTATCCATACTCTCTCTCACCCCACACCCAGCAAAAAACTGgcggaaaaaaaagagatataGGAAAAAAAGGAGGGCACATATACATCACGTATCTCGAtccgcaacaaaaaaactaactcaATCTTCTTCTATCAGCCTTTGGGCAATTGGAAAAGATAGGAGACACAATGGCCCCCAAGgccattgaaaaaaaccagcgactccgagaaaaaaaaacgaaacagaTACGAGGACAACATCTCGGGAAGAAGATGAGATGTTCAAAGGATACGCGAAACCTAAGCAATTTGCAACATTGCTTTTGCTGGTGTGTTCAGCTAGTATTTTGCCGGAGATTCTATGATTCGCCgtttttgtttcttgtttcAAGCTCAATGATTCCTACAGTAGCACCGAAAACGTTGTCTACCGCGCTTAAATTTCTGGATTTCAATCACTTAGCTAAAACGTATATTTTATTAGATCTGCAAAATAGGTTTGTAAccaattgataagaaaatgatTTGATACTGTTTCGGATAACCAAACTGACCTAGATATCCGTTTTCGTCTACACACGAGAGTTGGTGTACTAGGCATAAGAGACCTAGTTTGGAATAGAAAATCGGTGTCGCCACCAGAAAATGACCACCAGTAGAAAAAGTTATGAGAAAAACATCTCTTATCGTATATCTTCTTGTCGCGTGTGCCCTATTACTTTTCTGACCgtgctggtttttttttcgttttgactGCGATAGCGACCCTCATTGGAGGTGACGAGACGGTGTCGCCGGTGGGTGGTCGAATGCGTGTGGGGGGCGCTCGGGTTCGCAACATCGCCTGCAATCAGAGTTCGGAGAGGAGGGCGCCTCCAAGGTCACAATATTATTTGCCAGTATTTAGATAGGATGGGGCGGGTGGTGAAGAGATAGTTTTTAACGTGTCTCCCGTGTGAACATGAGGCGCGATACAGAGCGGTAACAGAGAGAAGCAGGAAAAAGGTGAGAGAAGGACCTCGAGATGCATCCATCCCGGCGTGTGTCCGTTTGAGACGAAACGAGAAAAAAGACTGCAAGCACTTTAACCgtcctaattttttgttgtctgCATCTCATCGAGAATCAATTATCTCTAAGGAACATTCACACTGTCCACtgacttttcttctttttctcaccCCCAGGCATCCAAAATACTCCCACTGGCCACTCTGATGCATCGTCCCCTGACCTcttttcaattgtttgaaCTCTGTTTCATGCTGCTCTGTGTTCACTAGAACAGACTTTTCACACCAAAATcatatcactgaaaaattgctgcATTTCAAATCCTACCGTaatctttgcaatttttgatgttctAGCAAGATTCGtcgttttttcatttcaactaTATAAACAAAAGTGCAGGTTGTCTGTGTAACAAACCAGAATAGAAGGCGTGCATGTGTTTTCTGcagaaaattcatcaaatgtttttatgtctatttgttttttctcggcCAGCACATTTCTGTTTTTGATTCTGAGCTGCGTCGATATTCAGAAAAGAGGGTCACTGAAGCTAACCTTGTCCATTCGAGAACACATGCTCTTTTAATTTAAGTAGGGGTAAgcatttcgacaaaaaaacgcgtaaatattcaacattttggtCCTCGGCTTGATATGCGTGTTTCTGAATGGGTTATTTGGGCGCGCATGTCCttcggtttttgaaaaatgattggcTAGATTAAAAAACCTTCTTCACTTGTGTTTTCTGTCAAAATGTTGCCATTTTGCTCAAGGCAATCAACTTTTTCCTAGATTAAATGTGCCCCTAACTTGCCGTCTTTCTAGAACTTCTcagattttcttgttttttacaTCTTGTAGCTCTTGTAgtgcaaaaatatataagcagaaattagaaaaacttaatttcagATCCGTTATTTCGCTACCCCTTACCATCTCGGGGAAAAAAGTTCGCAAATCTGACCACGAGGGAGAGTTTGTGTCTCGTATGAAAAAGGATTAGTGGTCCTGGACTTTTTGCCTCTTCTATTTGTGACGATGGTGAGTTTAACGCCCGTTTGAATAGTACAGCGTGTATTTTCCGTGGTAGCtccaaatgctcaaaaacGCACTTTTGAACCGCTCGAACAAAAGGCTCCTGGAAGACGGAGGAAATTAGCGATTCACTCGCACTTTTAAAGTTGGAGATGCACAAAAAAACATCTAGAAAACGGCCAGATGTCCGTTTGTTTTTCTTCAGAGTCGTAgcttcttcgttttttccaAGCCCCTTAAAGTTCATAcatcttcttgttttttagttttgttcaAAGGGACGGCCTTTTTGAAGAGGAGAagctgtttttcaaaaaaaaacgtgtttttcCTGTGTGCCCTATTTAGAAATAAGTTCAGTTTTGAACATGCAAAATAATATGTTGTGAAATGCACATGTTCCAGAACATTCTATTTTTGtcttcgttgttttttttaaacttcaattacaaaaaaatatatagggGTACACTGATAGAGCACAAGTTGCACGAGGTTTTAATCATTTGGTGTCCTCGTTTTAACCTTtatcttcttgttttttagcTGTATCTCAACCTCTCCTATTTGCATGGACTTTCCTACTGcctttctttcattttttttaacagcTCCCAACACTCCTATTTTCAATCGTCTAATGACAAGATAAGACCTAAAACATGgaatacatgttttttttctctgttcaATCTACTACTTCTCCAGCTCTTTTTTATAGTGTTTGTACTCTTCTTTAATTTCGTTCAGTtgattcaaaaacttcaaaattttctaaactttatCATTTTGCAGGTGCAATCCGATAGTCCAGAAGAATTGGCACAAAGAGCAAAGCCAGCCTGGAGGTTACAACAGATGCCTGTACAGCTCAgcaattttgtgtcaaaaacACCTTTAATAGGGTGAGTTGATTTGACACTTATTTTCTTAACtgcaaattatcaaaatttcaaacttttctgaaagttaaatgatttttgtgtTATAGATCAGAATGGCCTCCTACTGGTGATTGGAGAAGTGCCAACAATAACAGTCTTGGCGATTGGAATAAATGTTGTGTTCCTGGATCAGAGATTCCTCAACACTTAGGTCCATTTGGCAATTCATCATTGACGATGCTGACTGCACAACAACCCGGAGAAAAGATTCATCCTGATGGCGGTTATGTAAGCCCAAAAGAGGTTTGTTGGCTTTTTTATGTGTTCATACATATTctataaattattaatttttcaggacgGCCGAAAATCCAGTGAACACACGAATTCGTATGACGTATCAGCTTCCCAGTCACCGAGCAACGACGGTGCTCAATCAGATAGCACTAGTGATGAGCATATCGACGTTGAGTGCATGACAGAAACAGAAATGGATACTGATGAAAAGGATAGCACAATTAAACCAGAAGACCAAGCAACACCAAAATTAGAAGAAGGATCAGATTCAAAACCAGAAAGTACCAGTGTTGAGGGCACATCTTCAAATTACCAGGTTACAAGTGAGCCTGTTCAGATGCCACAAATGCCGATACCAGTTATACcatcgtttttgaaaaatagtctACCAGCCCCAATTCCGATAACGCCGACACAATCTGCAAATGTTGAGCGATCAAATAGCCCATCCATAGAAGAAGCTCTTCTCTTAACACTTTCACAGCAACAGTTTGCGGAAGTGTTTGCTGAGGCTGCAAAGATCCGAAAATCGTCATCCGAATCAATTGGATTCCAGCGTAGTGGAACTTCCGCCTTCTTAAATATTGAGCCGAAAGAAATGAGCATGTCATCTGCTAACAACAACAATGAAGAAGCACCTGCATCCACAGTCAGTGCTTGTAGCACTCCAACAACCACAACATCTGCTTCATTCTGTAGACCTCCAGGTCTTGGACCAGTGGCTCTTCCACCAACTCAAAATGGTCAGACGCCGATGCTTGTTTGCCCGATTTGTGGATTTATGTGCCCATCGAAATTCCACTTCAACAGTCACATGAATACTCATGGAGACCATCAGTGTAGTATGTGCGATTACACAAGCAGAACAGAAGGCAGGCTGAAAAAACACATGCGTGAGTCTCACACAGTCGAAGAGCAACTTCGAGCTGGATTTGAGTCGGAGCCAGCAAAAGAAAGTGCGTCTTCTCCAAAGAATTTATCCCTCTCTAAAGATGGAAGTGCTACAAGTCCAATCAATGAAATATTCAATCTTTCAACTACCATGGCGTCAATCCTTGATTCCACCAATAATGCTGTCTCTTCCACCTCTACAACGGAACAACCATCAGCACTTTCTGCCCTAACCTTGGATATGTCCTCAACTCCATCTCTTCTATCCACGCTTGCTCACTCTAGCTTTGGAGTATCTGCTTTGGATCAGATCAAGGCTATTTCAGAGAATCCGAGTTTCATGCCAGAAGGTGGAATCAATTTGGCTTCCGCATTAGGAGTTGTTTCAAACGCTATCAAAGGAGACACGCCGTCACCTGAAAAGCAGTCGAATGGAGAATGCAGAAGAAGCAGTAGCGGaaagatcaaaattttcaagtgcaAACAGTGCGGACATCAAAGTCTTTCCAAAGACGATCAATGGGCACATGCAAGAACTCATATTCCAGCGGAGAAACAATTGAACTGCCAGCATTGTAATTTTGTAACTGAATACAAGCATCATTTGGAGTACCACTATCGTAACCACATAGGGAGCAAGCCATTTCAGTGCAAAAAATGCGCCTACAACTGTGTGAACAAATCTATGCTTAACTCGCATATGAAGAGTCACACAAATCATTACCAATTCAGATGTATGGACTGCACATATGCCACCAAATACTGTCATAGTTTGAAGGTAAGTagcgcttttttttcaaatcagaagTTTAATCGTTTCACTTTTCAGCTGCATTTGAAGAAATACAATCACAGACGTGTGCCGGAAGGAATCGAAATGAGCGGCGGTGATAGTTCTCCACCATTCACATCAGATGCTACCATTACATTCAGTCCACTGATGAAACAAGAGATCAAAACCGAAACAGTTGAGCCGGTTACATCAATTGCTCAACCATTCCCATTCAATCCGATGATGGGAAATCACGGACTCAACTTTGCGAACCATATGCTGCTCAACAAGCATCTAGACGTTGGGTTGATGGGATTGAGGAACTCTGTAATGTCACCTCTGAAATGCTCTGCTTGTGATTTTGTTGCAAGTTCTGCAGACGAAAAAATGCGGCATAGTATGTCTCATATTTTGAACTCATCTAATGTTCCAACCTCAATCGCCTCCCTCTACAATAGTTTGAACCTTCCAAGTTTCTCTCATGTGGCACCAGATAATGACAATGCACTCGAATCCATGGATTGCGATGTGAAGATTGACGATGACAACATCACTGAAAGTCATTGCTATGAAGAAATGGACCAGGGTAGTGACTCGGCTGTTTCACCAACTGGCAGTTCACAAAGTAAGCGGTTTCTGACCTTTTTTCtgtaaacaacttttttttgcagtttcatcCGGAGACGAGGAGACGAAAAAGTGCAAATCGTTGTCGTTAGAGCAAATAAGCGCAAGGGCTAATGGAAACAACAGCCCGATGAGCAACGACAGTGCAATGGAGAAAGATGGCGAGGTAAGCgtaaattaaaactttaaaagattatattttatattatttcagaGCGCTGATGACGCACCACATTCACCATCGGATACAACATCAGTTCCATCTCCACCTCTTCATTCGTCTTCAATCGTCGCGCCAATCCCTATTACTCCACAGCCGAATGAGTTTTTGCAGTCCATTCTTGCACAAGCTTCCCTACTCGGCCCCCTACTTGCAAACCGACCTAGTGCATTTTACTGTGATCATTGCAAAATTCCATTTGATGTAAGTTTAGAATAGAAAGatttgaataattgaaaagcAAACTATTTCTAAATTGTTTCAGACCCAGCAAGTATTGGACAGTCATATGAGATTCCACACACCAGGGAACCCGTTCATGTGCAGTGACTGTCAGTATCAGGCTTTCAATGAGCTAAGCTTTGCTCTCCACATGTACCAAGCCAGACACCAATAATGAGGACGTCCTCGTTAAGGAAACACTTCCCATAGCCCCTTACCCTCGTCTAGTGACCCATTCTGAAATCGGCAGATAGACTTTCATGTAGCTGGTTTAagttttctcttcattttctttaacTTATCAATGTTCGGGCGTTACCACTTTTCTAATCATGGCCAGTTTCTTGCACGTACACCTCAACCGTCCATTTCCATGAAATCTCATACTTGTTACTGTTTTCTTTTACCTCTGATGTCACATTTTCTCTCTGTCTCACTTTCTACCTCCAAACATATTTTACTACTTGTATTGAATGCCAAAAAATACCATATTTATTAAGGAGCATTGTTCATTTACAGTTTTGTACTCTCAGAGCGTGTTATTATCTAGAAGCAATTGTATACTGTTCTCAGTACATGTAGTACCTCCCCCAGAATACTTGTTTCTGTTACTATGTACCCCTCTTATTAACTTCGGgatatgaaactttttatgTTTCATTTTCTATTGATTTCATTTGTTTGTCATTTTCAAGCTCCTCTTTCCACATAAGCTTTAACTGCATgtctttcatttttatttatttctatttgCCAATTGTTTAACTATGCACACATTTGTTTCATGTTTCTCCAGAGATAACTTTCCCAAATTCAAGTTTGCGCCAACTCGTGCTGCTCTTTTATTGTACGGTTTTATAACGTTTCCGTCTTGAAATCAGAGATTGTagccgttttttgaaaaggataTGCCAAAGAATCGTCCCCCACCCTCTAGTTGTCATTTGTTAAATAGCCGAAGTGACCCAACAACCCGCTTTTGTCCCCTCTACTAATAAccgttttattattattatcacTCAATATTTATCTTTTTATGTACTTCTTTCACTGCTCCCATGTCGTGATTTCtgatttcacattttccagaCTATCTCGCACTTTCATTCTACCTCAATACATCCCAGCTTTTTTGCCATACATTCTCCGATTCGAATTCATGTGTGCTCGTTTAACTATTATTACCTGTATCCACCgattacttttttgtttattcgCTCCCTTTTTTCTATCTCAGGAATGAtttatagttttcaatttgtctTCTCACAACTCATCTAAACTACTTGTCCGCTACCTTATGTACCTCATTGACTCATTTTGCCATCACCCAATACAATTTATACCTCAATACTGTCTCTTACCTGTATAATGCCTTCTACCTCCAATTTTTACCATCTATTCTAGTTAATTACCATTTTCTACCTCAACCCATTTTCTATTATACAACCGTTCCACCTCAAACTTCAGTGCGTTCTTCTGTCATCATGTACAATTTTCtttcttcgaattttgatTCGAATgtcaatttatcaatttataaaaactccAATAAAAAAGCATCTTGAAGCATCTTGTTTTACCACATATATCAAAACTTCAAAGTACACAATTAATCGGATCatcagaaaaaataggaaaaaaatatctgattcTGCATAACTTTTTGCGTTTCAAATGCAAATCCCTGCTGCACTCTCCGAGTGAGTAAtgttttgcaaactttttttagtgttcaaagtttttaatcCGCTGAATggttttttgtcagttttcaacaaaacacaCCTTGCAACGAGGGGACTGGCTACTTTACTCCGATCGTAAATAGAATCACGAGGGATTTcgaaaagtgtaaaaaatgaGCTCGGACTCTACGTTCAAATTAGCTTTTCGCTTTCCACTTTACACATTCAACAGCACCAGGTTgaactttgaagaaaatatattttcattcaGAAATTGCAAAGGTGGTCATAAAAAATGGCGACGTACTGACGAAGAAGAACGGGTGACTAGAAGAGAAACGGTTTGATTGATGAAGTGACACGTTCAAGGTTTTCAACCATACAATAAAAGAGCGTTCCTTATCGCCCTTTCATTCCGCGCGACCTAAAATGTTGCGATCTTCTTTTAACATTCCTcgtgtgtttttgaaaatccactACGTGTTGACCTCTGCGGAAAACAAGTGATTATTTTTGACGGGGGAAAAGTGAAACGCTATTCTACATTacacttttcaaaagtgtTGATCGGTAAAGATCAAAGTGCTCCGTTGGGAGAATAATAACACTCgttggagaaaaaataaagttgcactttactttgaaaaaagggGTCGGGCTATATGGAAAATTGCagtcttaaaaatttctgaaaattcaaatgttcaaaaagtgttcaGCTCAGTATATGAAACTAAACTAACGCGATTattcaaagttgaaaagtgGAAATGGGGAAGTTATTTAAAACCGCTTCTAAGGtgccaaaaaatcgagaaacactaaaacaattttaaaaatttgaaaatttctcattttgtttcaaaaatgataattactcaatttttgcaacttttttgaaagtcgtctataaaaattgaacaaattctactaatttttccaaattcgaAGGAGTATCCTCAGTTGAGATTTAGTCTGAATTTTCCTATAATTCAACCGGTTATCACCTTTGAAAATACtccaaaagtttttagatttttcggatttcaaattttttgtagacttCCGAAGTTATGACAAAACTGAGTTTTtaccactttttttaaactttaaatgaaaacttttagaagttgtttcaaaaagtgtttcaatgattttcagaaagtttcagCGTTATAAAAGCGACTCaatcaattttcccattgacaATACTCCATAGttcatttcttcaaaaaatggttttccaATCCCTGCAGTAGGTTGCAACGCTCAAGGACAATGTACGATATTCTATgaagcaattatttttttaaatgagcacttttttcacaatatGTCTCCAACATCAATAGCTAAAAAACCTGAGTCGGTTACCTGGAAAACGTATATCTTATCAAAACATCACTACCAAAAAACAAGCGATTGCACAAGATACAAACGACAATGTGTCTTGTGCACTACAGACAGTTagtaatcgatttttaaaatgctcGGTTAGAAAGAAAGAAACTGGCTGCTTTCGATAAGGAGAGTTTGAAATACAATTCATTTGTTTGctgaaaaaactccaaaaactcCTTATAATGCGCCTCGTGCTTTTGTTATTCTTCTTGTTCCCGGTGGCTTTTGGTAAATTGAAGTTTGTTcaaattgttagttttttttttcaattttttcaaaagtctatAAGATCAAAAGTATCAATCCTTTCAGTGGTTCCGACATGGAGAAAGAACTCCAGGTCACTATTTGTACTTTCCTGGTGATGATTTGAATAATGTGGACTATCAACAAATTGCATGGCCCGGAGAGCTAacaaaagttggtttttttttgttttcaagctAGGGCagtttttttaagaaaacattttcagcgcGGAATTTTAGAGGAATTTCAACTTGGTCAACGACTGAGGAAAATATATGGGGAGCATTTTGGAGACACGTACCAACCGAGAGATGTAAGTGATACAagtgaatatttaaaaagcgccaactttcaatttgaattttaaattttaaaattagtttgtTTCTCTGAACATATAAATAACTGCTCAGTTTCACGTCTACACTGGGAAAGACAATCGAACTTCTGCATCTGCTCAAGCTATGTTTGCAGGATTCCTTCCCCCTAATGAAGATCAAACCTGGAATTACGAGCTCAAATGGCAACCAGTCGCTCAACTAACTGATGAATCCATTGATTGGGTTTGTTTG comes from Caenorhabditis elegans chromosome X and encodes:
- the hbl-1 gene encoding Hunchback-like protein (Confirmed by transcript evidence) → MVQSDSPEELAQRAKPAWRLQQMPVQLSNFVSKTPLIGSEWPPTGDWRSANNNSLGDWNKCCVPGSEIPQHLGPFGNSSLTMLTAQQPGEKIHPDGGYVSPKEDGRKSSEHTNSYDVSASQSPSNDGAQSDSTSDEHIDVECMTETEMDTDEKDSTIKPEDQATPKLEEGSDSKPESTSVEGTSSNYQVTSEPVQMPQMPIPVIPSFLKNSLPAPIPITPTQSANVERSNSPSIEEALLLTLSQQQFAEVFAEAAKIRKSSSESIGFQRSGTSAFLNIEPKEMSMSSANNNNEEAPASTVSACSTPTTTTSASFCRPPGLGPVALPPTQNGQTPMLVCPICGFMCPSKFHFNSHMNTHGDHQCSMCDYTSRTEGRLKKHMRESHTVEEQLRAGFESEPAKESASSPKNLSLSKDGSATSPINEIFNLSTTMASILDSTNNAVSSTSTTEQPSALSALTLDMSSTPSLLSTLAHSSFGVSALDQIKAISENPSFMPEGGINLASALGVVSNAIKGDTPSPEKQSNGECRRSSSGKIKIFKCKQCGHQSLSKDDQWAHARTHIPAEKQLNCQHCNFVTEYKHHLEYHYRNHIGSKPFQCKKCAYNCVNKSMLNSHMKSHTNHYQFRCMDCTYATKYCHSLKLHLKKYNHRRVPEGIEMSGGDSSPPFTSDATITFSPLMKQEIKTETVEPVTSIAQPFPFNPMMGNHGLNFANHMLLNKHLDVGLMGLRNSVMSPLKCSACDFVASSADEKMRHSMSHILNSSNVPTSIASLYNSLNLPSFSHVAPDNDNALESMDCDVKIDDDNITESHCYEEMDQGSDSAVSPTGSSQISSGDEETKKCKSLSLEQISARANGNNSPMSNDSAMEKDGESADDAPHSPSDTTSVPSPPLHSSSIVAPIPITPQPNEFLQSILAQASLLGPLLANRPSAFYCDHCKIPFDTQQVLDSHMRFHTPGNPFMCSDCQYQAFNELSFALHMYQARHQ
- the hbl-1 gene encoding C2H2-type domain-containing protein (Confirmed by transcript evidence), whose product is MPVQLSNFVSKTPLIGSEWPPTGDWRSANNNSLGDWNKCCVPGSEIPQHLGPFGNSSLTMLTAQQPGEKIHPDGGYVSPKEDGRKSSEHTNSYDVSASQSPSNDGAQSDSTSDEHIDVECMTETEMDTDEKDSTIKPEDQATPKLEEGSDSKPESTSVEGTSSNYQVTSEPVQMPQMPIPVIPSFLKNSLPAPIPITPTQSANVERSNSPSIEEALLLTLSQQQFAEVFAEAAKIRKSSSESIGFQRSGTSAFLNIEPKEMSMSSANNNNEEAPASTVSACSTPTTTTSASFCRPPGLGPVALPPTQNGQTPMLVCPICGFMCPSKFHFNSHMNTHGDHQCSMCDYTSRTEGRLKKHMRESHTVEEQLRAGFESEPAKESASSPKNLSLSKDGSATSPINEIFNLSTTMASILDSTNNAVSSTSTTEQPSALSALTLDMSSTPSLLSTLAHSSFGVSALDQIKAISENPSFMPEGGINLASALGVVSNAIKGDTPSPEKQSNGECRRSSSGKIKIFKCKQCGHQSLSKDDQWAHARTHIPAEKQLNCQHCNFVTEYKHHLEYHYRNHIGSKPFQCKKCAYNCVNKSMLNSHMKSHTNHYQFRCMDCTYATKYCHSLKLHLKKYNHRRVPEGIEMSGGDSSPPFTSDATITFSPLMKQEIKTETVEPVTSIAQPFPFNPMMGNHGLNFANHMLLNKHLDVGLMGLRNSVMSPLKCSACDFVASSADEKMRHSMSHILNSSNVPTSIASLYNSLNLPSFSHVAPDNDNALESMDCDVKIDDDNITESHCYEEMDQGSDSAVSPTGSSQISSGDEETKKCKSLSLEQISARANGNNSPMSNDSAMEKDGESADDAPHSPSDTTSVPSPPLHSSSIVAPIPITPQPNEFLQSILAQASLLGPLLANRPSAFYCDHCKIPFDTQQVLDSHMRFHTPGNPFMCSDCQYQAFNELSFALHMYQARHQ